The following is a genomic window from Amphiura filiformis chromosome 4, Afil_fr2py, whole genome shotgun sequence.
ataaagatcgtgaaaacattttaaaaacgttattgtaaatattttttcaaccccaaaataacattctgtttagaatgatttgtaccaagttttcaaaaatgtttttggaatgttattaaaacgtttttatactctttatataacccgacagttaaatgttttctgtaaaacatttgtgtttgctgtgcagtaaattaccaccaaatattatttaatgttatgaaatcgttttataccattaatgtaccctttatataactcgacatttaaacgttttctgacaaccttttataacctgttgcgaatgatgtcgaaaacgttttgtgtttgctgggtataactGTGAGGGAGGTTTCATCAGAAATGGCTAGTGCAAGTCCTACCGATAGAGCGAAAGGCTCTGGGGCCACACTACCAGACATGACACAAGAAAGACCGAATAAGTCATGATTGTTCCAAAAGCATACGTAAATTCACGTCCACCATGTTCATTTgtataatacagggtgagtaaaaaaaaagtgcatagagaaaagaatccattttatttaagaaccgatttgaaccttttaggttttaaaacattttataaatgatatatccattagtgatcttgtgtgaaaaaaccaagcaattagcatttaccgttttgtttttatgacacattttatagcgatacccaattttaatgtttgtccaagaaacatctaaaatttgaatgtcagcccactctgtgtaaggtagatttgaaacaactgctattttcttaacctcattggcattgaaataaaatggagcacccaaattgttattgtccttggtcttgtttaaggaaaagaaacattatttgttgttattttcattttacctttactttaaagatgtttattctctatcaaaacatacacatttgtaggcggattttttcaaatgtcgacatgaaatgcgcgcaaattgaagtggagtgaattataaaatatccagtaagttggacatattaggATTAAAAAAACCAGGAGTTGGAGTCgaatgaggtatgaaggacttaatgtaaagttagaaagtttgtttgaacagaaaaaagaaattaaaataacgcaaaaatcaaccttatttaagtttaagtcagtttcagagctggtgcctttgtcgtacattgtgtgctctcattcaaaatacatggtacctcgtggacaaataatgaaattgggtatcgtagcaaaaggactcataaaaatgaaACGGTAAATGTGATtgacttaattttttcacaacaggtgactattgagtgtggcatttatagaaactttcaataattggaaagttcaacgtggttattacataacttttttttgactcaccctgtataagatATCTAAATCCCGCAATGTTGTAAAATGTAGAAACATTTAATATAGCACCAGAGCATGAAATTAAATTATCTTCTGAAAAGAGTCGCGCAAAATCGCGTATTCAATTGATGTTCCCGCGACTGTATGACATAAATCTATAACAAGTGGTGCAAGCTTAAAATCCTTAGAAGTAACATTGtacaaaatttgtcatttttaacacatcgacGCATTGATATGATCTTATTTATCTCAACTGGTACGTTTGTATTTTAGAGCGTCGACAGAGAAGCCACCAATTTTCTTCTCATGAGCAAAAGATCAACGAGTTTTTGAAGGATGTTGGAGGAACCTTCCTGTTCGTGTGCGAAGAATGTTTTAACGGATGGCCTAGGCGTGTGAAAGTGAAAAGCTTCAATGGGAACTTTTGCGATTCACCTGCTGACAAGCATCCGTGGGATGGTCATGTTATGGTGCACAAATCATCATACAAAGCGTCTCCTCAAATGATTCGATACCGCCCGAAAAAGCCTGTCAATATGTGTAGGTTCGGTTACAATTGTAGAAAAAGGGGGTGTCGTTATGAACACGACCCAAACGCAATAAGTCCTGTCGAGATGTGTAGGTTTCCTTACTCATGTCGACAGGGAGTGGGATGTTATAGGGCACACAACGCCATTGAAATGAAAGTCTGGAATTTCGGCAGTGTGACACATGATGAAATCGTTGAACGCTGCGCAGTTCATGATCCGCCAACTACTACAGGACAAGTCATATCTTGTATATTTCACCTGGATCATCATTATGATGGTCGTTGCTACGCTATACCTACAGATCCATCCAACGATAAACTAAAGGAGATTACCATTAGTAACCATTCCCAAAGAGGAATTGCCATGGATGGTGATGAGGTCACCATAGAGATTCTCACCAACGATGATGCTGTCGATGATGTACAAACTTCAGGAGAGCAGGACAAGGTTTATGGAAAAGTCGTCTGTGTGGATAAGCTGGCCGTAGATTATACCAACAAGCTACTTGTTTGTATAGCAGACTCGTACGATGAAAACCTCATGGTTCCTGTCAATCAACTGCTTCCAAAGATTACGATTATCCGTCCTGGTAAAAAATCGGAAGAAAGTGGAAAGAAGCATTCGGAGCATATCATCATACCAATATGTCACGTGATTAAGAAAAATGGAATGAATCAAATTCAGCGACAAAGAGATGTTAAGGTGAGCAAGAAGGAACGCCCACATAAGCTTTTTAAAGTGAACTGGCTGACATGGGACAAACCACATCAGAACCCCAGAGGCTTTGTAACCGACGAACTTCCACCAGGAGACAATATAAAAGACGGAGTTATGATACTGAAGCAGATCTATGAAGTCCAACATCAGGAAGATTCCAATGAGCTGGTAGAGGAATATCCACTGGACTGGTGTATTCCACCAGATGAATATGGAAGACGAAAAGATCTTACAAATCTACTAGTTTTCACGATCGATTCACCTGAATCGGATGATCTTGATGACGCATTGAGTGTCCAGCAACTTCAAAATGGACGACACGAGGTCGGTGTACACGTCGCAGATGTCAGCTACTTTGTCAATCGAGAGACACAATTGGGCCGATCACTGGATTCCAAAGCTAGACGAATGGCTACATCATTCTATCCTGCGTCTGAAAAGCCAATACACATGCTTCCGTTGAGACTAAGCACTGATTTATGTAGCTTGAAACAAGGGCAAGACAAGCTCACGATTTCAGTGTTCCTTGTGTTTGACGAAACTGGCAACCACATTCCAAATGAGACCAGGATTGTGCGCTCGATAGTCAATTCAAAACATCGCCTCACCTACGATGAAGCAGAGCAAATACAAGGGGTCAATTGTGACTTAGTTTGGATGAAGGAATTGAAGAAACCTCTCCACGATATAAGCAATATCTCCCGTACTTGTCGCAAAGCACGTCTAGGTAATGCCACCTTTTCTCAACTAAGAGGTGATACCTTGTCATATCCAAAGGCCCACATATTGGTTGAGGAGATGATGATACTAGCTAACGAAGCCGTAGCGCAACGTCTTCTCTCTGAGTTGCCACAATGCACACCACTTCATCGGAAACTACCACCAAGACTGGAACACTTTCGCTCGTGGATGGAGAGTAATCAAGGAGTTATAGACGAAAGCTCGAATTTGACGCATGCAAAAGAAACTTTGCAAGCTGTGCTGAACGACACCAACTACGACGGGGAAGATCGCATGGATACAGTGAATATATTGCACAAAATCTGGCATCAGATTAAGCAGTGCGTGTCTGAGGAAAATATCTCCCCTCTCGGTGGACTAGTATGCAACGACCAGTACCACCCTCAGTTTGCAGCGGTACAATCCGCCCTCAATCGGATACTCTCCAGTGGGGAATACATCAACTCTGGTGATCATGATTCAGATACGGCACGCATTCACAGTGGACTTTCAAAATCCGCTTATACACACTTCACCTCTCCTATACGCCGTTATTTCGACATCTTAGTACATCGCCTTCTGGTAGGAGTTCTCAACGAAGACAAAACACCTCCTCACGATCCCCAAGAAGTGACAAAAATATGTCATCATTGCAATATTCGATCATCTGCAGCTCGAAAGTTTGAATCGAAAACACGCACACTGGAACTAGCGTTACAGCTGAAGCAACGTCCGATGCAACTCCAAGGTGTCATAGAAGCTGTAACAGATAAGAATCTACAATTGGGATTTACACATGACGACCGTGTTAACGAAGGATTAAAAAAATCTACCGTAGCTTTTAATCTTCTGAAACCTGTCGAAAAACCAGAGGAGATGGAAGAAGGTGATAAGATGGTCACGATGAAATGGAAAGAACGCGTGTACCATGTCGGGGGCATACCAACTCTAACAACCCAAGACGTCTGCGCTAATCAAGAAAGACACGCCCAGCTAGAAGTTGATGACAATCACAGGCACACCCTGGAGCTTCCAACCCGTAACTGGAGATGCATCAGTAAGGAAGTTGCCAAGGAGAATTGGGACGAGGCTATTAATCAAATAAGGGAACTCGACTCCATTGCCTCCACTGTAAATACTACTCAGTTTGGTGAAATGGAAGATCCAAGTGGTCTAAATTTGGTAGAAGACATTACCTGTGAAACTAACGACGAATCCAAGACGAAGAAGCACTATGCAAACTTCCAGCACACGTTCAAAGTAGGAAACGTCACTCAAGTCCAGATGTACTCAACATTCAACCGTGGATTCCAGGTACCAAAGCTACAGCTTTACCAGATGACACCAACACTCGACTTTTGTATGGAACACAGAGGTCAACCTGTACAATGTCTGTCCATTGTTGCCTATCAAATGCCGGAAAGGAAAAACATCAAGGCGTATCAGGATACGTGGCTCCCTGTGCTTGACATGATGACAGCTTACAACGCAGTCCAAAAGAACGAGACAGTGATCATTCACGGTGTGAACATTGAATGGGAGCCCCCTTCAAGTGATCAAC
Proteins encoded in this region:
- the LOC140150023 gene encoding 3'-5' exoribonuclease HELZ2-like, whose amino-acid sequence is MVHKSSYKASPQMIRYRPKKPVNMCRFGYNCRKRGCRYEHDPNAISPVEMCRFPYSCRQGVGCYRAHNAIEMKVWNFGSVTHDEIVERCAVHDPPTTTGQVISCIFHLDHHYDGRCYAIPTDPSNDKLKEITISNHSQRGIAMDGDEVTIEILTNDDAVDDVQTSGEQDKVYGKVVCVDKLAVDYTNKLLVCIADSYDENLMVPVNQLLPKITIIRPGKKSEESGKKHSEHIIIPICHVIKKNGMNQIQRQRDVKVSKKERPHKLFKVNWLTWDKPHQNPRGFVTDELPPGDNIKDGVMILKQIYEVQHQEDSNELVEEYPLDWCIPPDEYGRRKDLTNLLVFTIDSPESDDLDDALSVQQLQNGRHEVGVHVADVSYFVNRETQLGRSLDSKARRMATSFYPASEKPIHMLPLRLSTDLCSLKQGQDKLTISVFLVFDETGNHIPNETRIVRSIVNSKHRLTYDEAEQIQGVNCDLVWMKELKKPLHDISNISRTCRKARLGNATFSQLRGDTLSYPKAHILVEEMMILANEAVAQRLLSELPQCTPLHRKLPPRLEHFRSWMESNQGVIDESSNLTHAKETLQAVLNDTNYDGEDRMDTVNILHKIWHQIKQCVSEENISPLGGLVCNDQYHPQFAAVQSALNRILSSGEYINSGDHDSDTARIHSGLSKSAYTHFTSPIRRYFDILVHRLLVGVLNEDKTPPHDPQEVTKICHHCNIRSSAARKFESKTRTLELALQLKQRPMQLQGVIEAVTDKNLQLGFTHDDRVNEGLKKSTVAFNLLKPVEKPEEMEEGDKMVTMKWKERVYHVGGIPTLTTQDVCANQERHAQLEVDDNHRHTLELPTRNWRCISKEVAKENWDEAINQIRELDSIASTVNTTQFGEMEDPSGLNLVEDITCETNDESKTKKHYANFQHTFKVGNVTQVQMYSTFNRGFQVPKLQLYQMTPTLDFCMEHRGQPVQCLSIVAYQMPERKNIKAYQDTWLPVLDMMTAYNAVQKNETVIIHGVNIEWEPPSSDQLPTGSFTLTNKFCDDRHIDISQKTSGRRAAFLCIRVHDHDKAEANSEKMETDENQDVVVVAHGSAFTSDVKEEDPEKQRLKVKVNRISAPLPNRFQKSSGEPEEEYTVEIIPVCYSDSRLERATRDVDSSSSLVQNICLLTPDEAEYDSDSDAKDMQILIDAATEYGESFDVPAGCGLNSLNQPQSEAVKKALTQRFTVIQGPPGTGTMITGACLVYFFSEQNKQLPNRGKRPQILYCGPSNKSVDAFAECLKNFSISIVRVYDNEIQNREFPIPGLPLTNDKMGQKDVAMDPGHENISLHHLIRMRTRTDGLEANSKADAILEYDRRFRDCEPERHEVKAYSKLIADAEIEELAKYQVILTTCTEDDLTSSATCIASGGNRIIEGTNIIQCIVNEAEMCTEPETLIPLVSTKPLQVVLIGDQKLFFRLHEAICEFPSMTFYDNSLITPPSIKERASPIMLGGVWPGDGSRPIAFCHCIGVEETLSVKTAEGNEISKANSYEVEQVVRMANVLVDTYKVNPKEIVVLSQYRLQCDKITSKLAECGRSDVDVRTVINSQGSEWNYVLMSTVRSLPRVEIEEYPNFDWRNRNLGFITDENQMNVALTRAKHGLIIVGNKYLLRTEKLWRKLVDYYEEKECLVEAKHFWDKEEDRVNPS